One Undibacter mobilis genomic region harbors:
- a CDS encoding HAD hydrolase-like protein: MSYRLAIFDFDGTLADSFPWFTGVINDTADKFRFRRVEPDEIDGLRGKSSREMMQILGVSAWKLPFIARYIRKRKAQDLAGIPLFAEASSALGRLHEAGVTLAIVSSNSEANIRKMFGPDTARLIAYYECGSSLHGKAKRFRKVLRKSGFATHEAIAIGDELRDIDAAREAGIAFGAVTWGYTHGAAMKAAGPDFAFEAFDAMVQIIAGAAR; encoded by the coding sequence CCGGCGTCATCAACGACACCGCCGACAAATTCCGCTTCCGCCGCGTTGAGCCCGACGAGATCGACGGCCTGCGCGGCAAGTCCTCGCGCGAGATGATGCAGATTCTCGGCGTGTCGGCGTGGAAGCTGCCCTTCATCGCCCGTTACATTCGCAAACGAAAAGCACAGGACCTCGCCGGCATTCCGCTGTTCGCCGAGGCGTCGTCGGCACTCGGGCGGCTGCACGAGGCTGGCGTCACGCTCGCCATCGTCAGTTCCAACTCGGAGGCGAACATTCGCAAGATGTTCGGCCCGGACACGGCGCGCCTGATCGCGTATTACGAGTGCGGCTCGTCGCTGCACGGCAAGGCCAAGCGCTTCCGCAAAGTGCTGCGCAAAAGCGGCTTCGCCACGCATGAGGCCATCGCGATCGGCGACGAACTCCGCGACATCGACGCAGCCCGCGAGGCCGGCATCGCCTTCGGTGCCGTGACCTGGGGCTATACCCACGGCGCGGCGATGAAAGCGGCCGGCCCGGACTTCGCCTTCGAGGCTTTCGACGCGATGGTGCAGATCATCGCCGGCGCGGCGCGTTGA
- a CDS encoding acetamidase/formamidase family protein has translation MRDPIHHRLDAAPDTVHWGYFSAALPPRLTIDSGDRVTISAVSGGPDILPPPPLVVPQAQRDIHAKVTDKMPGAILTGPVEVRGAKKGQTLQVDIEHIEPLCGWAYHSIRPLVGALPHDFDETRVIHLTVDEQRTAWRLPWGQQVPYKPFFGIMAVAPPANWGKISSLPPRQNGGNIDNCELGAGSTLYLPIFTDGALFSTGDGHGAQSDGEIGMACEAGLIGTFRLTVRDDMPLQWPMAETPTHYITMAFDPDLDDCVVIALRLMLDLMVARTSLDRYQAYAMMNLAADLRVTQVANGDKGIHCMMHKKYFEPLPA, from the coding sequence ATGCGCGATCCCATCCATCACCGGCTCGACGCAGCGCCCGACACGGTTCACTGGGGCTATTTCAGCGCGGCGCTGCCGCCGCGGCTGACCATCGACAGCGGCGACCGCGTCACCATCTCCGCCGTGTCCGGCGGACCGGACATCCTGCCGCCGCCGCCGCTCGTCGTGCCGCAGGCGCAGCGCGACATCCACGCCAAGGTCACCGACAAGATGCCGGGCGCGATCCTCACCGGGCCGGTCGAAGTGCGCGGCGCCAAGAAAGGCCAGACGCTGCAGGTCGACATCGAGCACATCGAGCCGCTGTGCGGCTGGGCCTATCATTCGATCCGGCCGCTGGTCGGCGCCCTGCCCCACGATTTCGACGAGACCCGCGTCATTCACCTGACCGTTGACGAGCAGCGCACCGCGTGGCGGCTGCCCTGGGGCCAGCAGGTGCCGTACAAGCCGTTCTTCGGCATCATGGCGGTCGCGCCGCCGGCCAACTGGGGCAAGATCTCTTCGCTGCCGCCGCGGCAGAACGGCGGCAATATCGACAATTGCGAACTCGGCGCCGGCTCGACCTTGTATCTGCCGATCTTCACCGACGGCGCACTGTTTTCAACCGGCGACGGCCACGGCGCGCAGAGCGACGGCGAGATCGGCATGGCCTGCGAGGCCGGGCTGATCGGCACGTTCCGCCTCACCGTGCGCGACGACATGCCGTTGCAATGGCCGATGGCGGAGACGCCGACGCATTACATCACCATGGCCTTCGACCCCGACCTCGACGATTGCGTGGTCATTGCGTTGCGGCTGATGCTCGACCTCATGGTCGCGCGCACCTCGCTCGACCGCTACCAGGCCTATGCGATGATGAATCTTGCCGCCGACCTGCGCGTCACGCAGGTGGCGAACGGCGACAAGGGCATCCATTGCATGATGCACAAGAAGTATTTCGAGCCGCTGCCGGCATAA